The segment tgtgaaggagaataaaaagaagaagaagaagaaagaaagggaaagaagaagaagaaagaggagaggaaagggaacgggatagggaagaggaaagggaagcgtCCCCATTGCTTTCTCCCGCAGGGGCTCAGACAGAGCTGTGGAGGCACGAAGGGGGTGGAGTCACAACACGCATTGCCCCTGGGTGGCTCacagcccctggggcagtcaCACTCATGCCCAGGGAAGCTTGAGGTCTGCAAATGCccaagggcttcaggtgctgcaggcagcagatctgTCTGTTCAGGCAGGGCCCTTTGAGCTCAGCTGTGGGACCTTATGTGGACAGAGCTGCCACGGCTGTGGGGTCTCCCCAAAGCAGCTCAGCCTGGATCTGCTGGGACAGAGAGACTGCCCTGGCCCAGATGGGCGGGGTCACATGCAGGGCGAGGGAGCCCTGCAAACCACGTGGCTCGGTGAAAcgaaaaacaaagagagaggggTTAGATGCAGGATTCTTTTATTGTAAGTGCAGCAAACAACCAGTGGAGAAAGACACataaggcacaggcaggcaggttgTCCCTGTGGGCTTCAAGAGAGCTGTTCCTTCAGGCTTCTGCCAGGCAGTGGCTGTTGGAGAGACAAGCAAGTGCCCTGTGGGTGGATGGTGGCTTCGTGCCTCTGGGGACGGGcaggagcaaggaggaggagaggcagcatggagagagaagaagggagggacaaggagaggagaagtgaGGCTGAGATGGCCCAGGGTCTCTGGGTTTTCTGGGGCTCAGTCTAGCAGGGCCCACAGttgtcccagagcttcctgctgtagcggggcagggcgcaagggctgcaggcgggagaagcgtagggtctgccaaaggtgcagaggccccctgagCCCTGCGTGGCCCCGGCACCGtagaggccccccagccccagggagcccccaaaggcgggtgctccggaggagcccaccacggcttgctgggggaaggagctgaggatggggccggggaaggtgacgacgacggggggcggctggatgaaggccgacgagtcggggcactgccgggcgcacagctcgttgcagctctcagcgatgggctgggggACGGCGATGCCGgtttttggtgggcacaggtcgtagcaagacatctttgtgtgGGTTTGGATGGTGCTCTGCAAGAGAACAGAGATAGCAAGAGTGCAGTAGAGGGGAGCGCCTGAGGTGGAGGGACTGGCTCAGGGGTCGAGGAGGAGAAGCGCTCCCGGACTTACCTTGTTCCCCAAGGAGAAGGCAGCCAGAGCAGAGGATGGgagagcctggcagaggcagagctttTATACCATCCCCGCCATTGCTCAGCACCCCGTGGGCCAATGTGCAGAGGCGACACTCCTCCTGCCGATGACAATGGTGACAACGGCGCTGTCCAGCTACTGGCCCTCCCTGAGTCAGCATCCCCTCGCCACAGTAGCACACGATGCCTCAGagcctttcctgctctttctgctgtggcagcagcatctccctgctgggGGCTGCGCACGGCAGGAGAGGGCCGTGCTTCtgtagctcctgcctgccctgtgctctgccctgggaagacatctctgctctgtacccgcagccgggctctgctgggaggagagtcGTCCCCGAGCCCAGCGGGGCTATTCCCAccaggggcagctgcagctgagccttcagacaggactcccagctccccagcacgccgagggaagcccctgctcagccctggccacGAGCAATGGGGCTCCCAGGACATCTGTGATGGGCTGGTGGGgctcgggcagggctggcacgagCTTGTGCCGTGTGGGATCAGGAGGGGATCTGTGATTCTTGCACCATGCAGCTCAGGAGGGAAGAGCATGAGGGGTCTTTCTGCCCCAGACTGGCTGAGGTCGATGACCAACgcatgcaggcagagggaggctggctcTGTTGGACTGGCGAGTGATGCATCGTGCTGAGCAGGCAGTGCCGCAGAGGAGTGCCTTTGCTGTGCCATTTCGTAACCTCGCGCCTCTGTAGATTACAGCCACACGGCGTATGTCATGCGGTCACCGGTATGCGGGAGGCATTTGCGAGGTGCCTTCTTGGTCAATGCCAGGACCCTGACCCTCCCAGTGGCTATGCAAAGATGGCATGCATCCACCCCGAGACCAAGCCCTTGGGCAAGAGCTCTGGCACGCAGGGCGCTTGCAGTCAGCCTTTGTCACGCTGCGTGCCCTCTTACACACCGAGATAATGAAAAGACACCGGGGCTAATTTGGCCCGTGAGATGGCAGCTGGCAAGCGCCCGAGCAGGGTAATTGCAGGGGCTGATAGAGCAGGTTGGGGCTACTGAGGAAGCGGCGTCAGCACAACAGCCCTGTGCCACACAAGGAGGAACCAAGGGCTCGTCCGTCACAGGCCACTTGCTCCCAACTCAGCAGCTCCTCCCCTCACTCGCCACATGGCATAAAAGCTCTGCCCTCAGTGAGCACTGGCATCCATCGCTCCTGCCTCGCTCTgctcaggaaaagggaaggtgggtgcctgtgtgtctctgcctCCTGTGGCAGGGACCAGCTTTGGGCCTCcctggccaggagagctgtgagggcagcaggcgtgtggcagcTGCCTTGGACGGCCAGGGCGGGCTGAGCCACAGCGAGAGGAGGAGGGATCCCCGTGGCCGTGACTCGCAGAGCCAGGCTCTCGGGGAGTCTTTGTGTGCCCTCGGTCTGTAGAGATGAGGGCACTGAGGGGGGCTGTTTGGGCTAAGGGCAAGCGGTGGGCACTGAGGTCATGGTGGTTGCTATGGCCTTTCCAGCTTCAGGGTCCCTGGGAAGAGGGCACTGCACAGCTAGGGTATCTCATCTGCATTCACGACATGTGTTGTTGGTGCTGTGTGTTTCAGGCTCAGCTCTCTcacacaaagatgtcttgctacgacctgtgcccaccaaaaacTGGCGTCGCCGTcccccagcccat is part of the Strix aluco isolate bStrAlu1 chromosome 30, bStrAlu1.hap1, whole genome shotgun sequence genome and harbors:
- the LOC141916815 gene encoding feather keratin 3-like; amino-acid sequence: MSCYDLCPPKTGIAVPQPIAESCNELCARQCPDSSAFIQPPPVVVTFPGPILSSFPQQAVVGSSGAPAFGGSLGLGGLYGAGATQGSGGLCTFGRPYASPACSPCALPRYSRKLWDNCGPC